A region from the Dendropsophus ebraccatus isolate aDenEbr1 chromosome 1, aDenEbr1.pat, whole genome shotgun sequence genome encodes:
- the NCAPH gene encoding condensin complex subunit 2, which yields MNTSTPQSGGRHKPLSPSGAYLSPATRSQPVSAAGTPTLQNFTSNDDEWERKQRRRSRVIDLQLSNADSPASVISPGQRSEALSLLLPKLSNAQISDHYSTCIKLSQENRITTKNAFGLHLIDYMGDILKEKGSELTNFKVAAGTLDASAKIYAVRVDAVHADVYKVLGGLGKESQGPENAENQGAENASQEPQNKKKRKRQHSMETIEQNLNNITRSATDRVDQVDPLFQKAAASFDECSTVGVFLTALRCSDYRSELHFDDYLMPLSTIEEETLPTLNSTDTVELKPLLVTCAEKRPLCPSLSKFRLLQLDGDETVSTLTDKYKESDHAFDINAEVEDDVPEPAGPEMDDFDADMCDGNEVEDLGQFPEQREACRAERKGSQITKIAEVDIGTMCLQLSSCPGEYSYFSPRTMSMWAGPEHWRFRPRQKFEPAGEKQKVKKAKKVFVLDFEEDIDFKAHFCKTRAATTLAKTTLENQKKKATTLPADFHYDPDNIAKLNLRPADRIKKVTPMNPSSEQEDGIREYDYNNPNDTSNFCPALQVDDDYDDDGPFMGASDDFTVCNGTEGNRLSLDGEHNLIAEPQKVNRIEINYAKTAKKMDMKHLKTSMWGLLTSDSQKDNEPAPKNETEDAVVKDDRVFSNITRDLQKRLPTTMAQNLSVPLAFACLLHLANEKNLKLQEVDDLSDVIIMQGE from the exons CCAGATCACAGCCCGTCAGCGCCGCCGGGACCCCCACTTTACAGAACTTCACCAGCAACGATGATGAGTGGGAAAGGAAACAGAGACGGAGGTCCAGGGTGATAGACTTGCAGCTTAGCAACGCAGATTCCCCTGCATCTGTCATCTCTCCTGGCCAGAG ATCTGAGGCCTTATCGCTCCTCTTACCCAAGCTGTCCAACGCGCAGATCTCGGACCATTACTCCACCTGCATCAAGCTGTCTCAGGAGAAT AGAATAACAACAAAGAATGCCTTTGGGCTTCACCTGATTGACTACATGGGAGACATACTTAAGGAGAAAGGGAGTGAATTAACCAATTTTAAG GTTGCCGCAGGAACTCTCGATGCAAGTGCCAAAATCTATGCTGTGAGAGTTGATGCAGTACATGCTGATGTGTACAAAGTATTAGGCGGGCTTGGCAAAGAGTCGCAAGGACCAGAAAACGCAGAAAACCAGGGAGCTG AAAATGCCAGTCAGGaacctcaaaataaaaagaaaaggaaaaggcaACATTCGATGGAAACCATCGAGCAGAATCTTAACAACATTACACGTTCAGCAACAGACAGAGTTGATCAG GTCGATCCCCTCTTTCAGAAAGCCGCTGCCTCATTTGATGAATGCAGTACTGTGGGTGTATTCCTCACTGCGCTCCGGTGTTCTGACTATCGCAGCGAGCTACACTTTGATGATTACCTGATGCCGCTATCTACCATTGAAGAGGAAACCCTTCCTACTCTTAACTCTACGGACACTGTCGAGCTGAAGC CTCTGTTGGTGACTTGTGCAGAAAAGCGACCATTATGCCCATCACTCTCCAAATTCCGCTTGCTGCAGCTAGATGGTGATGAG ACTGTATCCACTCTAACCGATAAATACAAGGAAAGCGATCACGCCTTTGACATAAATGCTGAAGTGGAGGATGATGTTCCTGAGCCGGCAGGTCCCGAGATGGATGATTTTGATGCAGACATGTGTGATGGGAATGAAGTGGAAGATCTTGGACAGTTCCCAGAGCAACGTGAAGCTTGTAGAGCGGAGAGAAAGGG GTCACAGATTACTAAAATAGCAGAAGTAGACATTGGTACCATGTGCCTACAGCTGTCCTCTTGTCCTGGAGAGTATTCATATTTCAGTCCCCGCACCATGTCCATGTGGGCCGGCCCTGAACACTGGCGATTCAGACCGAGACAGaaat TTGAGCCTGCTGGTGAGAAGCAAAAGGTTAAGAAGGCGAAAAAAGTCTTTGTTCTCGACTTTGAGGAGGATATTGATTTTAAGGCTCATTTTTGCAAGACGAGG GCAGCCACGACGCTGGCAAAGACAACGCTTGAGAACCAAAAAAAGAAGGCCACCACGCTGCCAGCGGATTTCCACTATGATCCAGACAACATTGCAAAGCTGAACCTACGGCCTGCAGATAGG ATCAAAAAGGTGACTCCAATGAATCCTAGTTCTGAGCAAGAAGATGGTATCCGAGAATATGATTATAACAACCCCAATGATACCTCAAACTTCTGCCCAGCTTTGCAG GTTGATGATGACTATGATGACGATGGGCCATTCATGGGAGCCAGCGATGACTTTACAGTGTGCAATGGGACAGAAGGCAACAGGTTAAGTCTGGACGGTGAACACAATCTTATTGCAGAACCACAGAAG GTAAACAGGATAGAAATAAATTATGCTAAAACAGCCAAAAAGATGGACATGAAGCACCTGAAAACAAGTATGTGGGGGCTGCTGACCAGTGACTCACAAAAAGACAATGAG CCGGCACCTAAGAATGAAACAGAAGATGCAGTTGTGAAGGATGACAGAGTATTCAGCAACATTACACGTGATCTTCAGAAGAG ATTACCTACCACCATGGCACAGAACCTCTCCGTTCCCTTGGCCTTTGCTTGTCTTTTGCATCTTGCTAACGAAAAG AATTTAAAGCTGCAAGAAGTGGACGATCTGTCTGATGTGATAATAATGCAAGGAGAATGA